The Salmonella enterica subsp. houtenae serovar Houten genome has a segment encoding these proteins:
- the gmuB gene encoding PTS system N,N'-diacetylchitobiose-specific transporter subunit IIB, with protein MKNILLVCAAGMSTSMLVKRMQAYAESTNTEVNINAMSISEAKEKIKKNEADVVLLGPQVRFQKKEIEDAAQGNTPVDVIDMKLYGQMDGKSVLEKALSLINK; from the coding sequence ATGAAAAATATATTGCTCGTTTGTGCCGCCGGAATGTCAACAAGCATGTTAGTTAAACGTATGCAAGCGTATGCCGAATCTACTAATACTGAAGTTAATATAAATGCAATGTCTATTTCAGAAGCTAAAGAAAAAATTAAAAAGAATGAGGCCGATGTAGTTTTGCTTGGTCCGCAAGTTCGTTTCCAGAAAAAAGAGATCGAAGACGCAGCACAAGGAAATACGCCAGTTGATGTCATCGATATGAAACTTTATGGCCAAATGGATGGAAAGTCAGTTTTAGAAAAAGCTTTATCACTCATTAATAAATAA
- the glmS_3 gene encoding Glucosamine--fructose-6-phosphateamino transferase [isomerizing], whose product MCGIVGAIAQRDVAEILLEGLRRLEYRGYDSAGLAVVDAQGHMTRLRRLGKVQMLSQAAEEHPLHGGTGIAHTRWATHGEPSEANAHPHVSEHIVVVHNGIIENHEPLREALKARGYTFVSETDTEVIAHLVHWELKQGGTLREAVLRTIPQLRGAYGTVIMDTRHPDTLLAARSGSPLVIGLGMGENFIASDQLALLPVTRRFIFLEEGDIAEVTRRTVSIFDKSGAEVKRQDIESNLQYDAGDKGIYRHYMQKEIYEQPNAIKNTLTGRISHGEVDLSELGPKANELLSQVEHIQIIACGTSYNSGMVSRYWFEALAGIPCDVEIASEFRYRKSAVRRNSLMITLSQSGETADTLAGLRLSKELGYLGSLAICNVPGSSLVRESDLAMMTNAGTEIGVASTKAFTTQLTVLLMLVAKLARLKGLDASIEHDIVHGLQALPSRIEQMLSQDKRIEALAEDFSDKHHALFLGRGDQYPIALEGALKLKEISYIHAEAYAAGELKHGPLALIDADMPVIVVAPNNELLEKLKSNIEEVRARGGQLYVFADQDAGFVSSDNMHIIEMPHVEEVIAPIFYTVPLQLLAYHVALIKGTDVDQPRNLAKSVTVE is encoded by the coding sequence AAGGTTTACGTCGTCTGGAATACCGTGGTTACGACTCGGCCGGCCTGGCCGTGGTGGATGCGCAAGGGCACATGACCCGTCTGCGCCGTCTCGGTAAAGTACAAATGCTGTCTCAGGCCGCGGAAGAACATCCGCTGCACGGCGGGACGGGGATTGCCCACACGCGTTGGGCAACGCACGGCGAACCTTCAGAAGCAAACGCGCATCCGCATGTTTCTGAACACATTGTGGTGGTGCATAATGGCATCATCGAAAACCATGAACCGTTGCGCGAAGCGCTGAAAGCGCGGGGTTATACCTTCGTTTCTGAAACCGATACCGAAGTGATTGCTCACTTAGTGCACTGGGAGCTGAAACAAGGCGGTACTCTACGTGAAGCGGTGCTGCGTACGATCCCGCAACTGCGTGGCGCATATGGCACGGTGATCATGGATACCCGCCATCCGGATACGCTGCTGGCTGCTCGTTCAGGTAGCCCTCTGGTTATCGGTCTGGGCATGGGCGAAAACTTTATCGCTTCCGATCAGTTGGCCCTGCTGCCTGTCACCCGCCGTTTTATCTTCCTGGAAGAGGGCGATATTGCGGAAGTAACACGCCGTACGGTCTCCATCTTTGACAAATCCGGCGCAGAAGTGAAACGTCAGGATATCGAGTCCAATCTGCAATACGATGCAGGCGATAAAGGCATTTACCGCCATTACATGCAGAAAGAGATTTACGAACAGCCGAATGCGATTAAAAATACCCTGACCGGGCGTATCAGCCACGGTGAGGTAGATTTAAGCGAGCTGGGGCCGAAAGCCAACGAACTGCTGTCTCAGGTTGAACATATCCAGATTATTGCCTGCGGGACGTCGTACAACTCCGGGATGGTCTCTCGCTACTGGTTTGAAGCGCTGGCAGGCATTCCGTGTGACGTGGAAATTGCCTCGGAATTTCGCTATCGCAAATCTGCGGTGCGCCGTAACAGCCTGATGATCACGCTTTCCCAGTCTGGCGAAACGGCAGATACCTTAGCGGGCCTGCGTCTGTCCAAAGAATTGGGCTACCTCGGATCGCTCGCCATTTGTAACGTCCCTGGCTCTTCTCTGGTGCGTGAATCCGATCTGGCGATGATGACCAACGCCGGGACGGAAATCGGCGTTGCCTCTACAAAGGCGTTTACCACCCAACTGACCGTTTTGCTGATGCTGGTGGCGAAACTGGCGCGTCTGAAAGGTCTGGATGCGTCCATTGAGCATGATATCGTTCATGGCCTACAGGCGCTGCCGAGCCGTATTGAGCAGATGCTGTCGCAGGACAAACGCATCGAAGCGCTGGCAGAAGATTTCTCCGACAAGCATCACGCGCTGTTCCTCGGTCGTGGCGATCAATATCCCATCGCACTCGAAGGCGCGCTGAAGCTGAAAGAGATCTCTTATATTCATGCTGAAGCTTATGCGGCAGGCGAGCTGAAACACGGTCCGCTGGCACTGATTGACGCTGATATGCCGGTTATTGTGGTGGCGCCGAACAATGAACTGCTGGAGAAACTGAAATCCAACATCGAAGAAGTTCGCGCCCGCGGCGGTCAGCTTTATGTCTTCGCCGATCAGGATGCGGGTTTCGTCAGCAGCGACAACATGCACATCATTGAGATGCCGCATGTGGAAGAGGTCATTGCGCCTATTTTCTATACTGTTCCGCTACAGTTGCTGGCGTATCACGTGGCGCTGATTAAAGGTACTGACGTGGATCAGCCGCGTAACCTGGCAAAATCGGTAACGGTGGAATAA
- the mngR gene encoding Mannosyl-D-glycerate transport/metabolism system repressor — protein sequence MVYKNIVNLLKMKINSPVYNIGDLLPSEKELAELYHVSRNTLRKALKHLEDIGLIERKHGSGTWIRNKHFQSSLTHLDSFTEIALNEGKKPTSQLLKFELQAASEEIANGLQLQNGDPVHYAKRLRFIDNIAVQLEETWLSATRFPDLTISHMRKSKFSYIENDCGVKIDGCYESIMPTKPSPELAHLLLVSPNDPIIKMYTQAIDDNHQPIDYSILYTNTFEFQVKYYIPRHRN from the coding sequence GTGGTATATAAAAATATTGTTAATCTACTTAAAATGAAAATAAATAGTCCTGTATATAATATTGGAGATCTTTTACCTTCAGAGAAAGAACTCGCTGAACTATACCATGTCTCCAGAAACACGCTTCGAAAAGCGTTAAAGCATCTGGAGGATATAGGGCTTATAGAAAGAAAACATGGTTCAGGCACCTGGATTAGAAATAAGCACTTCCAGTCATCTTTGACACATTTGGACAGCTTCACAGAAATTGCGTTGAATGAAGGAAAAAAACCGACAAGTCAGCTACTTAAATTTGAATTACAAGCAGCTTCAGAAGAGATCGCGAACGGGTTGCAACTTCAGAATGGCGATCCTGTCCATTATGCCAAGCGTCTTCGTTTCATTGATAATATTGCCGTACAATTAGAAGAAACCTGGCTTTCGGCAACAAGATTCCCAGATCTGACCATTTCGCATATGAGAAAGTCTAAATTCTCTTACATCGAAAACGATTGTGGTGTTAAAATTGATGGGTGTTATGAATCAATCATGCCGACAAAGCCATCCCCTGAATTAGCCCATCTTTTATTGGTTAGCCCCAATGATCCAATAATAAAAATGTATACACAGGCTATTGATGATAATCATCAGCCTATTGACTATTCAATTCTTTATACTAATACCTTCGAATTTCAGGTGAAGTATTATATTCCGCGTCATCGTAATTAA
- the celB_2 gene encoding PTS system, cellobiose-specific IIC component, whose protein sequence is MSFMDTFERGMEKILVPIAIKLNSQIHVSAIRDAFILSFPIIMASSLVILINFAVLSPDGFIASILHLQAFFPHLSDAQQIFTPVVNGSVNIMAILIAFLVARNIAISYQQDDLLCGLTAIAAFFIVYTPYTMIGSQAYLTTKYLGPQGLFVAIIVAIISSEFFCRLARNPKVTISMPPAVPPAVSRSFKVLIPIFFVMVFFSVINYLLTRISPNGLNDLIYMLIQAPLKDMGTNIVTVLVLGLLSNFLWVLGIHGPNTVAAIRETIFSEANLENLSYAASHGTTWGTPYPITWGGINDAFANCGGSGMTLGLLIAILIASRRKEYRDLAKMTFVPGLFNINEPVMFGLPIVLNPILVIPFILAPFINSLIAWFFISMKIIPPIAYAVPWTTPGPLIAFFGTGGNWLALFVGLLCLAVSTLLYLPFVIASNKVNNMATTD, encoded by the coding sequence ATGAGTTTTATGGATACGTTTGAACGTGGCATGGAGAAGATCCTTGTCCCGATCGCAATAAAACTGAATTCACAAATTCATGTGTCAGCAATTCGTGATGCATTTATTCTCTCTTTTCCTATTATTATGGCAAGTTCATTAGTCATTTTAATCAACTTTGCCGTATTATCACCAGATGGATTTATAGCAAGTATTTTACATTTACAGGCTTTCTTTCCTCATTTATCTGATGCGCAACAAATATTTACACCCGTGGTTAATGGATCTGTCAATATTATGGCTATATTGATCGCTTTCCTGGTGGCAAGGAATATAGCCATAAGCTATCAGCAAGATGATTTACTTTGTGGCTTAACTGCAATCGCTGCATTTTTTATTGTATATACACCTTATACGATGATCGGTAGCCAGGCGTATCTGACAACCAAATACCTTGGTCCGCAGGGACTATTTGTTGCAATCATTGTTGCCATTATTTCCAGTGAATTTTTCTGCCGTCTTGCACGTAACCCTAAAGTGACGATATCAATGCCGCCCGCAGTACCACCAGCGGTTTCCCGATCGTTCAAGGTGCTTATTCCTATCTTTTTTGTGATGGTGTTCTTTTCTGTTATCAACTACTTGTTAACCCGTATATCACCAAATGGCTTGAATGATCTGATCTATATGCTTATTCAGGCACCGCTTAAAGATATGGGTACCAATATAGTTACCGTATTAGTTTTAGGTTTGTTGTCGAATTTTTTATGGGTTCTGGGCATACATGGACCTAATACTGTAGCGGCTATCCGTGAGACTATTTTTTCTGAGGCAAACCTTGAGAACCTTTCATACGCAGCATCGCATGGTACAACATGGGGTACACCATACCCGATAACATGGGGCGGTATAAATGATGCTTTTGCGAATTGTGGTGGGTCTGGCATGACGTTGGGTTTACTGATTGCTATCTTAATTGCCTCACGCCGCAAAGAGTATCGTGACCTTGCTAAAATGACCTTTGTTCCTGGATTATTTAACATTAATGAGCCGGTAATGTTCGGTTTACCTATTGTATTAAACCCTATTTTAGTTATTCCATTTATTTTAGCACCGTTTATTAATTCGCTGATCGCCTGGTTCTTTATCAGTATGAAAATTATTCCACCCATTGCCTATGCTGTCCCCTGGACTACTCCTGGTCCTCTCATTGCTTTCTTCGGTACAGGGGGTAACTGGTTAGCATTATTTGTAGGTTTGCTGTGTTTGGCTGTCTCTACATTGCTTTATCTGCCATTTGTGATTGCTTCAAACAAAGTTAATAACATGGCTACAACTGATTAA
- the bglA_2 gene encoding 6-phospho-beta-glucosidase, producing the protein MQFKAGFLWGGAVAAHQLEGGWQEGGKGVSVADVMTAGAHGVPREITDGVLSGKNYPNHEAIDFYHRYKDDLQLFAEMGYKCFRTSIAWTRIFPNGDELTPNEAGLAFYDDLFDECLKLGIEPVITLSHFEMPYHLVTQYGGWRNRKLIEFFVRFASVVFTRYQHKVKYWMTFNEINNQANFHEDFAPFTNSGLKFRPGEDREPVMYQAAHYELVASAIAAKVAHEINPALQVGCMIAMCPIYPLTCEPNDMMMAMNAMHRRYWFTDVHVRGKYPQHLLNYFERRGFVLDITEEDRQALTQGCVDYIGFSYYMSFATKATVENPLLDYNETTSLVSNPYVQKSDWGWQIDPVGLRYSLNWFYDHYQLPLFIVENGFGANDVLESDGSVNDQYRIDYLSAHIAEMKKAVVEDGVDLMGYTPWGCIDLISAGTGEMKKRYGFIYVDKDNEGKGTLKRSRKKSFAWYQRVIASNGEHL; encoded by the coding sequence ATGCAATTTAAAGCCGGGTTTTTATGGGGCGGCGCTGTTGCCGCGCATCAGTTGGAAGGCGGCTGGCAGGAAGGAGGAAAAGGCGTTAGCGTGGCTGATGTGATGACGGCGGGCGCACATGGCGTACCGCGCGAAATTACTGATGGCGTGTTATCAGGAAAAAACTACCCTAACCACGAAGCCATTGATTTTTACCATCGCTATAAAGACGATTTGCAACTATTTGCCGAGATGGGATATAAATGCTTTCGCACATCAATTGCATGGACGCGTATTTTCCCCAATGGCGATGAGTTAACGCCGAATGAAGCGGGGCTGGCTTTTTATGATGATCTCTTCGATGAGTGTTTGAAACTGGGAATTGAGCCCGTTATTACGCTTTCTCATTTCGAGATGCCTTATCACCTGGTTACCCAATATGGCGGCTGGCGTAATCGTAAGTTGATTGAATTCTTTGTCCGTTTCGCCAGCGTGGTTTTTACTCGCTACCAGCACAAAGTAAAGTACTGGATGACGTTCAACGAGATCAATAATCAGGCTAACTTTCACGAAGATTTCGCGCCGTTTACTAATTCCGGCCTGAAATTCAGGCCAGGTGAAGACCGTGAGCCGGTTATGTACCAGGCTGCGCATTACGAACTGGTCGCCAGCGCTATTGCGGCGAAAGTCGCGCATGAAATCAATCCTGCTCTCCAGGTTGGCTGTATGATCGCAATGTGCCCTATTTACCCGCTGACTTGCGAGCCTAATGATATGATGATGGCGATGAACGCCATGCATCGCCGCTACTGGTTTACAGATGTCCATGTACGTGGCAAATATCCACAGCATCTGCTGAACTATTTTGAACGCCGCGGTTTTGTGCTGGATATTACCGAAGAAGATCGCCAGGCGCTGACTCAGGGATGCGTTGACTATATCGGCTTCAGCTATTATATGTCGTTCGCGACTAAAGCTACCGTTGAAAATCCGCTACTGGATTATAATGAAACGACCAGCCTGGTTTCTAATCCATATGTACAGAAATCGGATTGGGGCTGGCAAATTGATCCGGTGGGCCTGCGTTATTCACTGAACTGGTTCTACGACCATTATCAACTGCCATTATTTATTGTAGAAAATGGTTTCGGCGCGAACGATGTGTTAGAGAGCGATGGTTCAGTTAACGACCAGTACCGCATCGACTATCTTTCTGCCCACATTGCAGAGATGAAAAAAGCGGTAGTGGAAGATGGCGTAGATTTGATGGGATATACGCCCTGGGGGTGTATTGACCTCATTTCCGCGGGAACAGGCGAGATGAAAAAACGCTATGGCTTTATCTATGTTGATAAAGATAATGAAGGCAAAGGTACGCTTAAGCGCAGCCGTAAAAAATCATTTGCCTGGTATCAACGCGTTATAGCCAGTAATGGCGAACATCTCTAA
- the bglK_2 gene encoding sugar kinase — translation MKLAAFDIGGTALKMAIVNQNGKFLEKNKRQIIDSDGDQILNAMMAWIDIHPDCNGIAISAPGYVNPESGFIEMGGAIRKFDRFHLKNWLEERRGLPVTVENDANCVLLAERWQGKARNMRNFLVLTIGTGIGGAIFCNNALVHGASFKAGEFGYMQTTRPGIQSIQHSSMNENCTLRVLRFRYADYFGKKLEDVTGEEIFDRYEAGNTVCQRLVSEFFNDLGTGLYNLVNIFDPQVIFIGGGIVERPGFIEKLKENLYWFGIEKYINSVSTGNDAGLIGAVYHFNQQTKSLICD, via the coding sequence ATGAAACTAGCTGCATTTGATATTGGCGGCACAGCGTTAAAAATGGCGATTGTGAATCAGAATGGAAAATTCCTGGAAAAAAATAAAAGACAGATTATCGACAGTGATGGCGATCAGATTCTGAATGCGATGATGGCCTGGATAGATATTCATCCTGATTGCAATGGCATAGCGATAAGCGCTCCGGGCTATGTCAATCCAGAATCTGGTTTTATTGAAATGGGAGGCGCGATTCGAAAATTTGATCGCTTCCATCTGAAAAACTGGCTGGAGGAGCGACGTGGTCTCCCCGTTACGGTAGAAAACGATGCCAACTGCGTATTGTTAGCCGAACGGTGGCAGGGTAAAGCCAGAAATATGCGTAATTTCCTGGTACTCACCATTGGTACAGGTATTGGTGGGGCAATTTTCTGCAATAACGCGCTGGTTCATGGTGCCAGCTTCAAAGCGGGAGAATTTGGTTACATGCAAACAACCAGGCCAGGAATCCAAAGTATTCAACACTCTTCAATGAATGAAAATTGTACGCTTCGTGTCTTACGTTTTCGCTACGCAGATTATTTTGGCAAAAAGCTGGAAGACGTGACAGGTGAAGAGATTTTCGATCGTTACGAGGCTGGTAATACAGTATGCCAACGTTTGGTTAGCGAGTTCTTCAATGATCTCGGTACTGGGCTTTATAACCTCGTCAATATCTTTGACCCTCAAGTCATATTTATCGGCGGCGGCATTGTTGAGAGGCCTGGTTTCATTGAAAAACTTAAAGAGAATCTTTATTGGTTTGGTATCGAGAAATATATCAATAGTGTCAGTACCGGTAATGATGCCGGTCTGATTGGCGCAGTTTACCATTTTAATCAGCAAACAAAATCGCTTATCTGTGATTAA
- the celC_2 gene encoding phosphoenolpyruvate dependent phosphotransferase enzyme III-cellobiose, producing the protein MFADESTVMELLIYAGQARSDAMEAIAASRRKEWDTANSLMLSSEAACREAHKIQTALIGLDEGTGKVTVNLILVHAQDHLMTAMLCQDLARELVDLRKEMAN; encoded by the coding sequence ATGTTTGCCGATGAAAGTACCGTGATGGAATTACTTATTTATGCAGGCCAGGCCCGCTCTGATGCTATGGAAGCTATCGCCGCTTCTCGTCGTAAAGAATGGGATACCGCTAATTCATTAATGCTTAGTTCAGAAGCGGCGTGCCGTGAAGCACATAAAATCCAGACAGCATTAATCGGTTTGGATGAAGGGACTGGAAAAGTAACGGTAAATCTTATATTGGTCCATGCCCAGGATCATCTGATGACAGCAATGTTATGTCAGGATTTAGCTCGCGAACTTGTTGATCTACGAAAGGAAATGGCAAATTAA
- the pstS gene encoding phosphate ABC transporter periplasmic substrate-binding protein PstS, with product MKVMRTTVATVVAATLSMSAFSAFAAASLTGAGATFPAPVYAKWADTYQKETGNKVNYQGIGSSGGVKQITANTVDFGASDAPLSDEKLNQEGLFQFPTVIGGVVLAVNIPGLKSGELVLDGKTLGDIYLGKIKKWDDEAITKLNPGVKLPSQNIAVVRRADGSGTSFVFTSYLAKVNDEWKSKVGAGSTVNWPTGLGGKGNDGIAAFVQRLPGAIGYVEYAYAKQNNLAYTKLISADGNPVSPTEESFSNAAKGADWSKTFAQDLTNQKGDDVWPITSTTFILVHKAQKKPEQGAEVLKFFDWAYKNGAKQANDLDYASLPDNVVEQVRTAWKTSIKDSNGNALY from the coding sequence ATGAAAGTTATGCGTACCACTGTCGCAACTGTTGTCGCCGCGACCTTATCGATGAGCGCGTTCTCTGCCTTTGCAGCAGCAAGCCTGACAGGTGCCGGTGCAACGTTTCCTGCGCCGGTGTATGCCAAATGGGCGGATACCTACCAGAAAGAAACCGGTAACAAAGTCAATTACCAGGGGATAGGTTCTTCCGGCGGCGTGAAACAAATTACCGCGAATACCGTTGATTTTGGTGCGTCCGATGCGCCGCTGTCTGATGAAAAACTGAATCAGGAAGGACTCTTCCAGTTTCCGACCGTCATTGGCGGCGTGGTGCTGGCGGTGAATATTCCAGGCCTCAAATCCGGCGAACTGGTGCTGGACGGTAAAACTCTGGGCGATATCTACCTCGGTAAAATCAAAAAGTGGGATGATGAAGCCATCACCAAGCTGAACCCGGGCGTGAAGCTACCTTCGCAGAATATCGCTGTGGTGCGTCGCGCTGACGGTTCCGGCACCTCCTTCGTTTTCACCAGTTACCTGGCAAAAGTCAACGACGAGTGGAAGTCGAAAGTGGGCGCGGGTTCTACCGTGAACTGGCCAACCGGTCTGGGCGGTAAAGGCAACGATGGCATCGCGGCATTTGTACAGCGTCTGCCAGGCGCTATTGGCTACGTTGAGTATGCGTATGCCAAGCAGAACAATCTGGCCTACACCAAACTGATTTCTGCTGATGGCAACCCGGTAAGCCCGACGGAAGAGAGCTTCTCTAATGCGGCGAAAGGCGCAGACTGGAGCAAAACCTTCGCGCAGGATCTGACCAACCAGAAGGGTGACGATGTGTGGCCAATTACCTCTACCACCTTTATCCTGGTTCATAAAGCGCAGAAGAAACCTGAGCAGGGCGCTGAAGTGTTGAAGTTCTTCGACTGGGCCTACAAAAATGGCGCTAAGCAGGCGAATGATCTGGATTACGCCAGCCTGCCGGATAACGTCGTTGAGCAGGTTCGTACCGCCTGGAAAACCAGTATAAAAGACAGCAACGGTAACGCATTGTATTAA
- the lamB_2 gene encoding maltoporin produces MYSSKLKINLLAISVLAALFPTLTLAANLTVEQRLQLLEAELSANKKELQETQSQLSIYKNKMAAMEVSLQQTERQRDTDKTGIPLKDNKRISSIKIKPEQQVVLSNTQGDKTTVQNVTMKDISRFIKDDIGFSYQGYFRSGWGTSNHGSPQTYAAGSLGRFGNEMSGWFDLTLNQRVYNQDGKTANAIVTYDGNVGEQYNDAWFGDSDNENIMQFSDIFLTTRGFLPFAPEADFWVGKHKLPEYEVQMLDWKQLTTDVAAGIGIQNWVIGKGQLDISLSRDDVDVYSRDFSRTTQMNTNSIDIRYRNIPLWDKSSFSVMGKYAFANKTDEQERNEDNNSFFKLKDTWMATAIVRQELPKDGFNEFTLQVANNSYASSFAEFTGSSDSISSGRYYYGDHSNGIAWRLISQGELYLADRIIMANAIVGAHGEDIYSYETGAHSDFSSLRTVIRPAWIWNTYNESGVELGWFVQKNTTSNGTDAKESAYKATLYHALKVGPSLLNSRPEIRFYGTYIDILNNELSNFRFNDNSKDQFMIGVQAEVWW; encoded by the coding sequence ATGTATTCAAGTAAATTGAAGATCAACCTGTTAGCTATTTCTGTGCTAGCAGCTTTGTTCCCTACCTTAACGCTAGCTGCAAATTTAACTGTTGAACAACGCCTTCAATTGCTGGAGGCTGAGTTATCTGCCAATAAAAAAGAACTTCAGGAGACACAATCACAGTTATCTATCTATAAAAATAAAATGGCGGCGATGGAAGTTAGCCTACAACAAACTGAAAGGCAGCGAGATACAGATAAAACGGGAATTCCGTTAAAGGATAATAAACGGATATCATCTATAAAGATTAAACCCGAACAACAGGTTGTATTAAGCAATACACAAGGAGATAAAACAACAGTTCAAAATGTAACAATGAAGGATATCAGCCGATTTATTAAGGATGATATTGGCTTTAGTTATCAAGGGTATTTCCGTTCAGGATGGGGGACATCAAATCATGGTTCACCACAAACCTATGCTGCAGGCTCATTGGGGCGTTTTGGTAACGAAATGAGCGGCTGGTTTGACCTTACGCTAAATCAACGTGTTTATAACCAGGATGGAAAAACAGCGAATGCGATTGTGACCTATGATGGAAATGTTGGGGAGCAATATAACGACGCATGGTTTGGCGATAGTGATAATGAAAATATCATGCAGTTTAGTGATATTTTTCTCACAACACGTGGATTTTTACCCTTTGCTCCGGAAGCCGATTTTTGGGTCGGGAAGCATAAATTACCTGAGTATGAGGTTCAGATGCTTGACTGGAAGCAACTCACTACAGATGTTGCTGCCGGGATAGGTATCCAAAATTGGGTTATTGGCAAAGGACAATTGGATATATCGCTCAGCCGTGATGATGTTGATGTTTATTCACGGGACTTTTCCAGAACTACGCAAATGAACACCAACTCAATAGATATTCGCTACCGTAATATTCCTCTTTGGGATAAAAGCTCTTTCTCTGTCATGGGTAAATATGCTTTTGCGAATAAAACCGATGAACAGGAGAGAAATGAGGATAACAATTCATTTTTTAAGCTCAAAGATACATGGATGGCTACTGCTATTGTACGCCAGGAACTACCTAAGGATGGTTTTAATGAGTTTACTCTTCAGGTTGCGAATAACTCATATGCCAGTAGCTTTGCTGAATTTACAGGTTCCAGTGACTCTATATCATCAGGACGTTACTACTATGGCGATCACTCAAATGGTATTGCATGGCGATTGATATCTCAGGGAGAATTATATCTGGCCGATCGTATTATTATGGCTAATGCAATCGTGGGCGCTCATGGTGAAGATATTTACAGCTATGAGACAGGAGCCCATAGTGATTTTAGTAGCCTGCGAACCGTTATTCGTCCCGCCTGGATTTGGAATACCTATAACGAATCAGGGGTCGAATTAGGCTGGTTTGTACAGAAGAATACTACCAGTAATGGCACAGATGCTAAGGAGTCTGCATATAAAGCTACACTTTATCATGCGCTAAAAGTTGGACCCAGTTTACTTAATTCAAGACCAGAAATTCGCTTCTATGGTACTTATATAGACATTCTCAATAATGAGCTATCCAATTTTAGATTCAATGATAACAGTAAAGATCAATTCATGATAGGGGTTCAGGCTGAGGTTTGGTGGTAA
- the pstC gene encoding phosphate transporter permease, giving the protein MAATKPAFNPPGKKGDMIFSALVKLAALIVLLMLGGIIVSLIISSWPSIQKFGFSFLWTKEWDAPNDIYGALVPIYGTLVTSFIALLIAVPVSFGIALFLTELAPGWLKRPLGIAIELLAAIPSIVYGMWGLFIFAPLFATYFQEPVGNILSNIPFVGALFSGPAFGIGILAAGVILAIMIIPYIAAVMRDVFEQTPVMMKESAYGIGCTTWEVIWRIVLPFTKNGVIGGIMLGLGRALGETMAVTFIIGNTYQLDSASLYMPGNSITSALANEFAEAESGLHVAALMELGLILFVITFIVLAASKFMIMRLAKNEGAR; this is encoded by the coding sequence ATGGCTGCAACCAAGCCTGCTTTTAACCCGCCGGGTAAAAAAGGCGACATGATTTTCAGCGCGCTGGTAAAACTGGCTGCGCTGATTGTGCTATTGATGTTGGGCGGTATTATCGTCTCATTGATCATCTCCTCTTGGCCAAGTATTCAGAAATTTGGTTTCTCATTTCTTTGGACTAAGGAGTGGGACGCGCCAAACGATATCTACGGCGCGCTGGTGCCCATTTACGGCACGCTGGTGACCTCCTTTATCGCACTGCTGATCGCCGTTCCGGTCAGTTTCGGCATTGCCCTGTTTTTAACCGAGCTGGCGCCAGGCTGGCTGAAGCGTCCGCTCGGCATCGCCATTGAACTGCTGGCGGCGATCCCCAGTATCGTGTACGGCATGTGGGGGCTGTTTATCTTCGCACCGCTGTTTGCGACGTACTTCCAGGAGCCGGTCGGCAATATTCTTTCCAACATACCTTTTGTCGGCGCGCTGTTCTCCGGTCCGGCGTTTGGTATCGGCATTCTGGCGGCGGGCGTCATCCTCGCCATCATGATCATCCCCTACATTGCGGCGGTTATGCGCGACGTCTTCGAGCAAACGCCGGTAATGATGAAAGAGTCAGCCTATGGTATCGGCTGTACTACCTGGGAAGTCATCTGGCGCATCGTACTGCCGTTCACCAAAAATGGCGTCATTGGCGGCATTATGCTGGGACTGGGACGTGCTCTGGGTGAAACGATGGCGGTCACTTTTATCATCGGCAACACCTACCAACTCGACAGCGCGTCGCTGTATATGCCGGGCAACAGCATCACTTCCGCTCTGGCCAACGAATTCGCTGAGGCGGAATCGGGCCTGCACGTGGCGGCGCTGATGGAGCTGGGGCTGATCCTGTTTGTGATCACCTTTATCGTCCTGGCGGCGTCTAAGTTCATGATTATGCGTCTTGCGAAGAACGAGGGAGCACGTTAA